One Thermincola ferriacetica DNA segment encodes these proteins:
- a CDS encoding GGDEF domain-containing protein, producing MEGTVNVSETKRKDCSNHPPFRRKELENIIRERKIRIVYQPIVNIKTGEIMGYEALTRGPEGSPLFSPVDLFQAAMDNQLLFALEQICREEALNNIHDLKSHQQLFLNMNAEVVNDPHFQNGKTKKCVTLRGFKPEQVTFEITERTAITDFDSFCRSLCHYREQGYTIAVDDAGAGYSSLQAIVELRPEYIKLDMSIIRGIHTSLPKQAIVEAMVKLAAAVNAKIIAEGVETREELIALYNLGVHYVQGYYLARPSYPAPEITPEAMRLIANLNNTSKPLKLHNQFIGLGIRIGEIAELTQTIEKETPVSKVEQILHEKNLNGLVVVENGQPVGLVMKNKLYYRLGTNYGVSLYQNRPVALIMDKSPLIVHADMPLEDASQIAMSRDEYNLYDLIIVVDKGGKYAGVVSIMSMLNNITKMRISCAQNSNPLTGLPGNLIIEAKLKALVEENGDFTVLYADLDNFKAFNDKYGFENGDKAILLTAQILSDSLVRFGSGDDFVGHIGGDDFVIITKPEYAKNIANYILENFDKNIRNLYDPKDLALGFIEVTNRRGRPEKFPIMSISLAAVNNTKRKFRNYLEIGEIAAELKRVAKQNQGSSVVFDF from the coding sequence ATGGAAGGTACGGTTAATGTAAGCGAGACAAAACGAAAGGATTGTTCTAATCACCCGCCGTTTAGACGTAAAGAACTTGAAAACATAATAAGAGAAAGGAAAATCAGGATTGTATACCAACCGATTGTCAATATAAAAACCGGAGAAATTATGGGTTACGAAGCCCTTACCCGTGGGCCGGAGGGCAGTCCATTATTTTCTCCAGTTGACCTTTTTCAGGCCGCTATGGACAACCAATTGCTTTTTGCGTTGGAACAAATTTGCCGCGAAGAAGCATTAAACAACATCCATGATTTAAAATCGCACCAACAGCTATTTCTCAACATGAATGCAGAAGTTGTTAATGACCCCCATTTCCAAAACGGAAAAACGAAAAAATGTGTTACCCTCCGCGGTTTTAAACCCGAACAGGTTACTTTTGAAATAACGGAGCGCACAGCTATTACTGATTTTGACAGTTTTTGCCGATCATTATGTCATTACCGGGAGCAGGGGTACACAATAGCCGTTGATGATGCGGGCGCGGGTTATTCCAGTTTGCAGGCCATAGTCGAATTGAGGCCGGAATATATAAAACTTGATATGTCTATCATCAGGGGAATTCATACCAGTCTCCCAAAACAGGCTATTGTTGAGGCAATGGTAAAGCTTGCTGCCGCGGTAAATGCAAAGATAATTGCGGAGGGAGTGGAAACCCGTGAAGAGTTAATAGCCCTTTATAATTTGGGAGTACATTATGTGCAGGGGTACTATCTGGCCAGGCCGTCCTACCCGGCTCCGGAGATTACTCCGGAAGCAATGAGGCTTATTGCAAATCTGAATAATACCTCGAAACCGCTTAAGCTGCATAACCAGTTCATCGGGTTGGGTATACGTATAGGAGAGATTGCAGAGTTAACACAGACAATAGAAAAAGAAACCCCTGTCAGCAAAGTTGAACAAATTTTACATGAAAAAAATCTAAACGGTCTGGTTGTAGTAGAAAATGGTCAGCCTGTCGGCCTTGTTATGAAAAACAAACTTTATTACAGACTTGGTACGAACTATGGTGTATCTCTTTATCAAAACAGGCCGGTAGCGTTAATTATGGATAAATCGCCTTTAATTGTGCATGCGGACATGCCTCTTGAAGATGCTTCACAAATTGCTATGAGCCGTGACGAATATAATCTTTATGACCTTATAATAGTGGTTGACAAGGGAGGGAAATATGCTGGAGTAGTTTCCATAATGAGCATGCTCAATAACATTACCAAAATGAGAATTTCCTGTGCTCAAAATTCAAATCCACTTACCGGTCTGCCGGGTAACCTTATCATTGAGGCAAAATTAAAAGCCTTAGTGGAAGAAAATGGGGACTTTACGGTCTTGTATGCCGATTTGGATAACTTCAAAGCATTTAATGACAAGTATGGTTTTGAAAATGGAGATAAAGCTATTCTCCTAACTGCCCAGATTTTAAGTGACAGCCTGGTAAGGTTTGGTTCAGGTGATGATTTTGTTGGCCATATCGGCGGCGATGATTTTGTTATAATCACAAAACCGGAATACGCGAAAAACATAGCCAACTATATTCTTGAAAACTTTGATAAAAATATCCGGAATTTATACGATCCTAAGGACCTTGCCCTAGGATTTATAGAAGTTACTAACCGGCGCGGCCGGCCGGAAAAATTTCCGATTATGTCCATATCATTGGCGGCAGTTAATAATACTAAACGAAAATTCCGCAATTATTTGGAAATCGGCGAAATTGCAGCAGAATTAAAACGAGTTGCCAAGCAAAACCAGGGATCATCTGTAGTTTTTGATTTTTAA
- a CDS encoding CBS domain-containing protein — protein sequence MLAKEVMHTNVLTGKPENSIQELIRMMLNFNVSMLPIVDDNLKVLGVVTEGDIIYRAYSDGEPVDVGVAFLGKLREMIKSINKRSGTTAREVMTEELFTASEDTPISEIARVMVREKIKNVPILADGKLVGLVSRRDIMRLVMEGKL from the coding sequence ATGCTGGCTAAAGAAGTAATGCATACCAATGTGCTTACCGGCAAACCTGAAAACAGCATTCAGGAATTAATAAGGATGATGCTGAACTTCAACGTCAGTATGCTGCCTATTGTTGATGATAATTTAAAGGTTTTAGGAGTGGTTACGGAAGGTGATATAATCTACCGTGCTTATTCTGATGGGGAGCCTGTCGATGTAGGAGTAGCTTTTTTAGGAAAACTTCGCGAAATGATTAAATCAATAAATAAAAGGTCGGGAACTACAGCGAGGGAAGTAATGACCGAAGAGCTGTTTACAGCCAGTGAGGATACCCCCATTTCGGAAATAGCCAGAGTGATGGTCCGGGAAAAAATAAAAAACGTGCCCATATTGGCCGATGGAAAATTAGTTGGCCTTGTTAGCAGGCGGGATATAATGCGGTTGGTTATGGAAGGAAAACTTTAA
- a CDS encoding ArnT family glycosyltransferase, translated as MQIGLSHKNLSRLLMVLALMFYIANTFPLLGKMPVTMDEVLFAEPARNFVQEGHFGTTSMSGLFQFQTKTYWQHPLYIMLMYIPIKLFGFNCWSIKILSAFLGLLSLLLAYKIGKNLGVPHLFPILLVFNVLFIWVACIGRMEMLTLLLSLASFYFAWNKRPVEAGFIGSLAVLNHPVGIFTVLDGLILLKLKASVDKRFFAALAFPVLITFSFVIGDLNEFVRQYFTVQRYLYANSGWLGGPLVQLKNFLRLLQEARQWLFWLIPLALLMIVGLTKKQDNEAKTLLLIQAVNFLGLVVLVPNKYINYYVALVIPYMALYAAYSLKKHRSTGLVFLLIVLIFTNGIGIVKSFSGYRNGNDGAATLQNLVEPHSTVIAQPSLAVYLDDCRVIGFHNVRMIMDLERKTAETALQEISPDYIVIDTNIAQFNKWPLFTKDQDSLGKFIKKQTVFCGKTQIHGQNYYVFKFTRDGQV; from the coding sequence ATGCAAATTGGTTTGTCACACAAAAACTTGTCCAGGTTATTAATGGTTCTGGCTTTAATGTTTTATATTGCCAATACTTTTCCTTTGCTTGGGAAAATGCCGGTAACCATGGATGAAGTCCTGTTTGCGGAGCCGGCCAGAAACTTTGTTCAGGAAGGTCATTTCGGTACCACGTCCATGAGCGGGCTATTTCAATTTCAGACGAAAACCTACTGGCAACATCCCTTATACATAATGTTAATGTACATACCAATAAAATTGTTCGGCTTTAACTGCTGGTCCATCAAAATACTGTCTGCCTTCCTGGGATTATTGTCATTACTCCTCGCTTATAAAATAGGCAAAAACCTAGGGGTACCTCATCTGTTTCCTATTTTACTGGTATTTAATGTGCTTTTCATCTGGGTGGCCTGTATAGGGCGCATGGAGATGCTTACCCTGTTGTTATCCCTGGCGTCGTTTTATTTTGCCTGGAACAAACGACCGGTAGAGGCCGGGTTCATTGGCAGCTTGGCTGTGCTGAACCATCCGGTTGGTATTTTTACCGTTTTGGATGGTTTAATATTACTTAAGTTAAAAGCGTCAGTAGATAAACGGTTTTTTGCTGCCCTTGCTTTTCCCGTACTTATAACTTTTTCCTTTGTAATTGGGGATCTGAATGAATTTGTCAGACAGTACTTTACGGTACAGAGGTATCTTTATGCAAACAGCGGGTGGCTGGGCGGTCCTTTAGTCCAGTTAAAAAATTTTTTGCGGCTGTTGCAGGAGGCCAGGCAATGGCTGTTCTGGCTCATTCCGTTAGCCTTATTGATGATTGTTGGTCTAACCAAGAAACAGGATAACGAGGCCAAAACCTTGCTGCTCATTCAGGCCGTCAATTTCCTGGGACTGGTTGTTCTTGTGCCAAATAAGTATATTAATTATTACGTCGCTTTGGTAATTCCTTACATGGCATTATATGCTGCCTATTCTCTGAAAAAACACAGAAGCACAGGTTTAGTTTTTCTTTTGATTGTGCTCATTTTCACAAATGGGATAGGTATAGTAAAAAGTTTTTCCGGGTATAGAAACGGCAATGATGGTGCAGCGACACTGCAAAATTTGGTCGAACCTCATTCCACGGTGATCGCCCAGCCCAGCCTGGCTGTTTATTTGGATGACTGTCGTGTCATAGGTTTTCATAATGTACGCATGATTATGGATCTGGAACGCAAAACCGCGGAAACGGCTTTGCAGGAAATATCCCCCGATTACATAGTAATTGATACAAATATTGCCCAGTTCAACAAATGGCCGCTTTTTACCAAGGATCAGGACAGTCTTGGAAAATTTATTAAAAAACAGACCGTTTTTTGTGGAAAAACCCAAATACACGGCCAAAACTATTATGTATTCAAGTTTACAAGAGACGGGCAAGTTTAA
- the pstC gene encoding phosphate ABC transporter permease subunit PstC yields the protein MNLKNVKNELIGKWASFLCVALVIVLTISIIFFIASKGLAIFFSNHISFSNVFLNTDWFPDRSAAEGGPSFGILPFLAGSIVVSLFAVLLSAPLSIISAFFITEIAPSIGQRFLQPAVELLAGIPSVVYGWIGLSVLVPFIRSTFGGLGVSVLAAGLVLAVMILPTTVSVATDRIKALPNSYKEASYALGSTRWQLIRRVLFPAALPGIMTGLILGLARAFGEALAVQMVLGNVRKIPHSLLDPATTLTSGITMDMGYTAMGSPWNNALWTMALVLLIMSFFFIIIIRLVSKRGVNQ from the coding sequence TTGAATTTAAAAAATGTGAAAAACGAGTTAATTGGTAAATGGGCTTCTTTTTTATGTGTAGCTCTGGTAATTGTGCTCACGATTTCAATTATTTTCTTTATTGCTTCCAAAGGTTTGGCCATCTTTTTCAGCAACCACATTAGTTTTTCCAATGTATTTTTAAACACCGATTGGTTCCCCGATCGTAGCGCAGCCGAAGGAGGCCCTTCATTCGGGATTTTGCCTTTTTTGGCAGGCTCGATTGTAGTCTCATTGTTCGCAGTGTTGCTAAGCGCGCCGTTAAGCATCATTTCCGCCTTTTTTATTACGGAAATAGCGCCAAGCATTGGTCAAAGATTTTTGCAGCCTGCCGTTGAACTGTTAGCCGGTATCCCTTCTGTAGTATACGGGTGGATTGGCCTGAGTGTCCTGGTACCTTTCATAAGAAGCACCTTTGGCGGATTAGGGGTCAGTGTTTTGGCTGCCGGTCTGGTCCTCGCCGTTATGATTCTGCCTACTACCGTCAGTGTTGCCACAGACCGGATTAAGGCACTCCCTAATTCATATAAAGAAGCCTCCTATGCTTTGGGTAGTACGCGCTGGCAATTAATTCGCCGAGTCCTGTTTCCGGCAGCCTTGCCCGGCATCATGACAGGACTGATCCTGGGCCTGGCCAGAGCTTTCGGAGAAGCGCTGGCAGTCCAAATGGTGCTGGGCAATGTGAGGAAGATACCACATTCCCTACTTGATCCGGCTACCACATTGACCAGTGGAATTACTATGGACATGGGGTATACTGCTATGGGGTCCCCCTGGAACAATGCTCTTTGGACCATGGCCCTGGTGCTGCTAATCATGTCATTCTTTTTTATTATCATAATCAGACTGGTGAGTAAAAGGGGGGTTAACCAGTGA
- a CDS encoding Hsp20/alpha crystallin family protein, giving the protein MSDLIPWDAIRNLEHFFRAVENYFNAQLKALDKFFEGIDVHNIKVQEERDRTLLHFIVPEELKNKLDVRVEGDKVEVFGQTSSSEKNSHSAAASWKSFYQCYRLPKRIAAEKAQVYFKGNRLTVEIPKT; this is encoded by the coding sequence ATGAGTGATCTGATACCGTGGGATGCCATCAGGAACCTGGAGCATTTTTTCAGGGCTGTTGAGAATTACTTTAATGCTCAGTTGAAGGCTTTGGATAAGTTTTTTGAGGGTATAGACGTGCACAACATAAAGGTGCAGGAGGAGCGGGACAGGACCCTGCTGCATTTTATCGTCCCGGAAGAATTAAAAAATAAATTGGATGTAAGAGTTGAAGGGGATAAGGTGGAAGTATTTGGGCAAACAAGCAGTTCAGAGAAAAACAGTCATTCGGCTGCTGCCAGTTGGAAAAGTTTTTACCAGTGCTACAGATTGCCAAAGAGAATTGCGGCGGAAAAAGCCCAGGTTTATTTTAAAGGCAACCGGTTGACTGTTGAAATCCCCAAAACATAA
- the ppaX gene encoding pyrophosphatase PpaX, which yields MAYNCILFDLDGTLLNTNTLVLESFRYTFKKHLGREVSDEELYPYFGVPLVDIMKVFDPDQVEEMLHTYRTFNQEKHDELTTLFPGVRETLTELRKKGIKMAVVTSKIKKVALKGLRLFSLDRFFDALIAFEDTEAHKPNPAPINRAMEILNHPAKRKVLMVGDSPFDIQCAVNAGVGSAAVKWSVHGIETLRRYKPDLVLSEFQDLVKITTAKGD from the coding sequence ATGGCCTATAATTGCATTTTGTTCGACCTGGACGGAACATTACTCAATACCAATACTTTGGTACTGGAGTCTTTCCGGTATACCTTTAAAAAACACTTGGGGCGGGAAGTTTCTGATGAAGAGCTGTATCCCTATTTTGGGGTGCCTTTGGTCGATATAATGAAAGTTTTTGACCCTGACCAGGTAGAGGAAATGCTCCATACATACAGAACCTTTAATCAGGAAAAACATGACGAGCTTACCACTCTTTTTCCCGGTGTCAGGGAGACTTTAACGGAACTGCGTAAGAAAGGTATTAAAATGGCGGTAGTTACCTCAAAAATCAAAAAGGTGGCTCTTAAGGGGCTGCGTCTGTTTTCCCTGGACCGTTTTTTTGATGCTCTGATAGCTTTTGAAGATACGGAAGCCCATAAGCCCAATCCTGCTCCCATCAACAGAGCCATGGAAATTCTCAACCATCCGGCAAAAAGAAAAGTTCTCATGGTTGGTGACAGCCCCTTCGACATCCAGTGTGCTGTCAATGCCGGTGTAGGTTCGGCTGCTGTGAAGTGGAGTGTCCATGGTATTGAAACGCTGCGCAGGTATAAACCTGACCTGGTACTGTCAGAATTCCAGGATTTGGTAAAAATCACAACCGCAAAGGGTGATTAA
- a CDS encoding response regulator transcription factor, translating into MAKILIVDDEHHIIELVRFVLQKEGFDVKVAQDGLTAIKETENYRPDLILLDLMLPGIDGLEVCRTLRKKPQTADIPVIMVTAKSDEMDKIIGLELGADDYVTKPFSPRELVARVKARLRRRTGLIKHADRKVEEEIVYGPLVVRPARYEVFLNGEKLDLTLKEYELLVLLINNPGKVFSRDFLLSTIWGFDYTSDTRTVDVHIYHLRQKIERDPSQPGFIETVRGVGYRFKELA; encoded by the coding sequence GTGGCTAAAATATTAATTGTTGACGACGAGCATCACATAATTGAACTTGTTAGATTCGTTCTTCAAAAGGAAGGATTCGATGTTAAAGTAGCCCAAGACGGACTTACTGCCATCAAGGAAACAGAAAATTATAGGCCTGATTTAATTCTTCTTGACCTGATGTTACCTGGGATAGACGGGCTGGAAGTATGCCGGACTTTGCGCAAAAAGCCGCAAACGGCAGATATACCGGTAATCATGGTGACGGCCAAGTCTGATGAAATGGACAAAATCATTGGCCTCGAGTTGGGGGCCGATGACTACGTAACAAAGCCTTTCAGCCCACGGGAGTTGGTAGCGCGCGTGAAGGCCAGGTTGCGGAGAAGAACCGGCCTTATTAAACATGCCGATAGAAAGGTTGAAGAAGAGATAGTCTATGGGCCCTTGGTTGTGCGACCTGCCCGGTATGAGGTTTTTTTAAATGGGGAGAAACTGGACCTGACATTAAAAGAATATGAATTACTTGTCCTCCTGATAAACAACCCGGGTAAGGTTTTCAGCAGGGATTTCCTGTTATCTACCATATGGGGTTTTGATTATACGAGTGACACCCGTACAGTTGATGTACACATTTACCACTTACGTCAGAAAATTGAACGGGATCCTTCTCAGCCCGGCTTTATAGAAACAGTGCGCGGTGTGGGTTATCGTTTTAAAGAATTGGCCTAA
- a CDS encoding phosphate ABC transporter substrate-binding protein has protein sequence MQKLKKILLVTLAALLVFAVVGCSGTNQEGTNKTNQEGTNQGQTAGENGIAGSITAVGSTALQPLVDQAAQQFMSENPDAQIVVNGGGSGTGLTQVSQGAANIGNSDVFAEEKDGIDASQLVDHKVAVVGMAAVVNPKVKVNNLTKQQLIDIFTGKITNWKDVGGIDQKITLVNRPKGSGTRATFKKYALDGAEEASGIEEDSSGTVRKIIAETPGAIGYLALSYVDKSVVAVSLDGVAPTKENIVEGKYPVWSYEHMYTKGEPKGLTKAFLDYMLSDDVQKTLVPKLGYIPVTEMKVEKGAK, from the coding sequence GTGCAAAAATTGAAAAAGATCTTATTAGTAACTTTGGCAGCATTGCTAGTTTTCGCTGTCGTAGGATGCAGTGGGACAAACCAGGAAGGAACCAATAAGACAAACCAGGAAGGAACCAATCAGGGACAAACAGCAGGAGAAAATGGGATTGCCGGTTCAATTACCGCTGTTGGTTCAACAGCTTTACAACCATTGGTGGACCAGGCAGCACAGCAGTTTATGAGTGAGAATCCGGATGCCCAAATAGTTGTTAACGGTGGAGGAAGCGGTACAGGTCTTACCCAGGTTTCCCAGGGAGCAGCTAATATCGGAAACTCTGATGTTTTCGCTGAAGAAAAAGACGGTATCGATGCCAGCCAGTTAGTTGACCACAAGGTAGCCGTTGTGGGCATGGCTGCGGTGGTAAACCCCAAGGTTAAGGTCAACAACCTTACCAAACAGCAGTTAATTGATATTTTTACCGGCAAAATTACTAATTGGAAAGATGTTGGAGGTATAGACCAAAAAATTACCTTGGTGAACAGGCCAAAAGGTTCCGGTACTCGTGCTACCTTCAAGAAATACGCGTTGGATGGTGCGGAGGAAGCCAGTGGAATTGAAGAGGATTCTTCGGGAACCGTTAGGAAGATTATTGCAGAAACCCCTGGCGCGATTGGATACTTAGCATTATCCTATGTTGATAAGAGCGTAGTGGCTGTAAGCCTTGATGGAGTCGCTCCCACCAAGGAAAACATTGTCGAAGGAAAGTATCCTGTCTGGTCTTATGAGCACATGTATACCAAGGGTGAACCTAAGGGTTTAACCAAGGCTTTCCTGGATTATATGCTTTCCGACGATGTTCAGAAAACTCTTGTTCCAAAATTGGGCTATATACCGGTAACTGAAATGAAGGTAGAGAAAGGCGCGAAGTAA